In Stieleria varia, one genomic interval encodes:
- the aceE gene encoding pyruvate dehydrogenase (acetyl-transferring), homodimeric type: MSDAKSVAQAEVEKQVGELLQLDAEVDVDAAETQEWLSSLEYVLQSKGADRVRFLIEQLRDRAAEEGIQSADDTRTPYVNTIAPHDQPPFPGNRELERRIKSIVRWNAMAMVVRANKRGGGVGGHISTFASSATLYEIAFNHFFKGRGEDGYSGDTIYFQGHASPGMYSRAFLEGRLSEEHLENFRRELAPGGGLSSYPHPWLMPGFWEYPTVSMGLGPIMAIYQARFNEYLRDRGIKDTSGQNVWAFLGDGECDEPETLGAIGLAAREKLDNLIFVINCNLQRLDGPVRGNGKIIQELESIFRGAGWNVIKVVWGDDWDALLANDTTGLLAKRMNEVVDGQYQKYTGMPGSYIREHFFGKYPELLKMVETFSDEKLEKMRRGGHDPEKVYAAYAQATQNKNGKPTVILAKTVKGYGLGEAGEGRNVAHNQKKMNEAELLEFRTRFGIPISDEDVGKAPFYKPAEGSAEIKYMKERRAALGGPVPSRPTEHPTMEVPTLEDFGKLIKRLEDKSCSTTFAVVQTLIAMCRDKKIGKYMVPIVPDESRTFGMEGMFTQFGIYAHSGQLYDPVDSGIIQKYKEAQDGQILEEGITEAGSMSSFNAAGTAYSAHGVNMIPFFIYYSMFGFQRIGDLIWAAADMRAKGFLIGGTAGRTTLNGEGLQHQDGHSLLNAIAFPTVRAYDPAFAYEAVVIIAEGLKKMYQEGEECIYYLMAENEEYTHPPMPEGCEEGIVKGMYKFRSKTVDQPKAHVQLFGSGAILNCVLKAQEMLAEQYNIGSDVWSVTSYTQLRREAGDCDRWNMLHPTEKPRRSYLEQQLEGVEGPFICATDYVRALSEQLTPWIPGDYYCLGTDGMGRSETREALRRHFEVDAESIVIATLSRLAKSGVCTAEDVAKAIKDLNFDADKPNPYFA; the protein is encoded by the coding sequence ATGTCGGATGCCAAATCGGTCGCCCAAGCTGAAGTCGAAAAACAGGTTGGCGAGTTGCTGCAGTTGGATGCGGAGGTCGATGTTGATGCCGCTGAAACACAAGAGTGGCTTTCATCACTTGAGTATGTGTTGCAGAGCAAGGGCGCTGATCGCGTTCGCTTTCTGATCGAGCAACTACGTGACCGAGCCGCCGAAGAAGGCATTCAGTCGGCCGACGATACACGCACGCCGTACGTCAACACGATCGCCCCTCACGATCAACCGCCCTTTCCCGGCAACCGTGAGTTGGAGCGTCGCATCAAGTCCATCGTACGATGGAACGCGATGGCCATGGTGGTTCGTGCGAACAAGCGAGGCGGCGGAGTAGGCGGACACATCAGCACGTTCGCATCCAGTGCCACGCTTTATGAAATCGCGTTCAACCATTTCTTCAAAGGCCGTGGTGAAGATGGCTACTCGGGCGACACGATTTATTTCCAAGGACACGCATCGCCCGGCATGTACAGTCGCGCTTTCCTAGAAGGCCGACTGTCGGAAGAGCACTTGGAGAATTTTCGACGTGAGTTGGCGCCCGGTGGCGGCTTGAGCAGTTATCCGCACCCATGGTTGATGCCCGGATTCTGGGAGTATCCCACGGTCTCAATGGGCTTGGGACCGATCATGGCGATCTATCAAGCACGCTTCAACGAGTACCTGCGTGACCGCGGCATCAAAGACACCTCGGGCCAAAACGTGTGGGCGTTTCTTGGTGACGGCGAATGCGACGAGCCGGAAACACTTGGCGCGATCGGATTGGCCGCGCGTGAGAAGCTCGACAACCTGATCTTTGTCATCAACTGCAACTTGCAACGGCTCGACGGCCCGGTACGTGGCAACGGCAAGATCATCCAAGAGCTGGAGTCGATCTTCCGTGGTGCCGGCTGGAATGTGATCAAGGTTGTGTGGGGCGACGATTGGGACGCCTTGCTGGCCAACGACACGACCGGACTGCTTGCCAAACGCATGAACGAAGTCGTCGACGGTCAGTACCAAAAGTACACCGGGATGCCGGGCAGCTACATCCGCGAACACTTCTTTGGCAAATATCCCGAACTACTGAAGATGGTGGAAACCTTTAGCGACGAAAAACTGGAAAAGATGCGTCGCGGCGGACACGATCCGGAAAAGGTCTACGCGGCGTACGCCCAAGCGACACAAAACAAGAACGGCAAGCCCACCGTCATCTTGGCCAAGACGGTCAAGGGGTACGGACTTGGCGAGGCAGGGGAAGGACGCAACGTCGCCCACAACCAAAAGAAGATGAACGAAGCCGAGTTGCTGGAGTTCCGCACACGGTTCGGCATTCCGATCAGCGACGAAGACGTCGGCAAAGCACCGTTCTATAAGCCGGCCGAAGGCAGTGCCGAGATCAAGTACATGAAGGAACGACGCGCGGCATTGGGCGGTCCGGTACCGTCACGTCCGACCGAGCACCCGACGATGGAAGTGCCCACGTTGGAGGATTTCGGCAAACTGATCAAGCGATTGGAAGACAAGAGCTGCAGCACGACGTTTGCCGTCGTTCAGACCTTGATCGCCATGTGTCGTGACAAAAAAATCGGCAAGTACATGGTGCCGATCGTCCCAGACGAGTCACGAACGTTCGGCATGGAAGGCATGTTCACCCAGTTCGGCATCTACGCTCACTCGGGACAACTCTACGATCCGGTCGATTCGGGGATCATCCAGAAATACAAGGAAGCCCAGGACGGTCAGATCTTGGAGGAAGGCATCACCGAAGCCGGATCGATGAGTTCCTTCAACGCCGCCGGAACGGCCTACAGCGCCCACGGCGTGAACATGATTCCGTTCTTCATCTACTACAGCATGTTCGGTTTCCAACGCATCGGCGACTTGATCTGGGCGGCCGCCGACATGCGTGCCAAAGGTTTCTTGATCGGTGGCACCGCCGGACGCACAACGCTCAACGGCGAAGGCCTTCAGCACCAAGACGGACACAGCTTGCTCAACGCCATCGCGTTCCCCACCGTGCGAGCTTACGACCCGGCTTTCGCCTACGAAGCCGTCGTGATCATCGCCGAGGGACTCAAGAAGATGTACCAAGAGGGCGAAGAGTGCATTTACTACTTGATGGCGGAAAACGAAGAGTACACGCACCCACCGATGCCTGAGGGATGCGAGGAAGGCATCGTCAAGGGCATGTACAAGTTCCGCTCGAAAACCGTCGATCAACCCAAGGCACACGTCCAACTCTTCGGCAGCGGTGCGATCCTCAACTGCGTGCTCAAGGCACAGGAGATGTTGGCTGAGCAGTACAACATCGGCAGCGATGTTTGGAGCGTGACCAGCTACACGCAACTGCGACGCGAAGCGGGCGATTGCGATCGCTGGAACATGCTGCACCCGACCGAGAAGCCGCGACGAAGCTATTTGGAGCAGCAACTGGAGGGCGTCGAAGGTCCGTTCATTTGTGCGACCGATTACGTTCGCGCCTTGTCCGAACAGCTGACACCTTGGATCCCCGGTGATTACTATTGCCTGGGCACCGACGGAATGGGACGCAGCGAAACACGCGAAGCCCTGCGTCGCCACTTTGAGGTCGACGCCGAGTCGATCGTGATCGCTACGCTGAGCCGTTTGGCCAAGTCGGGCGTGTGCACCGCAGAGGATGTCGCCAAAGCGATCAAGGATTTGAACTTCGATGCGGACAAACCCAATCCGTATTTCGCCTGA
- a CDS encoding 2-oxo acid dehydrogenase subunit E2: MATEVKLPDLGDGIESGDVLEIFVSVGDTISAGQDIVEMETDKATVPVPSDVGGKVTKILVGEGDTVPVGGVLLEVEAAAGAESSAPAPAPEEPKAEASEPAPEPEAAEPKAPEPKAAEPTPAPAKPAAEAPAPPVAPPPAPAAPAQPAAPAQPTAPAQASPATADTSASSGGVIPAGPAIRRFAREVGVDLSRVPGSGEGGRITRDDVLAVVRAANQSSRSQAAAAQPPASPSQPASTSAGMPGTSDRDDYGPIRVERMDRMRKTIAAQMNNSWSSVPRVTNFDDADITDLETLRQSSKEEYAAKGMKLTTMPFLIKAVAMALKNHPSMNASIDTENEQIIYKHYVNVGIAVDTERGLIVPVMKDADRMSVPDTTKALAELSGKVRNSQFAVSDLRGGTFTISNLGAIGGQYSTPIVNVPEVAILLVGRSRKLPVVMPDDSIRPRLMMPLSLSYDHRLVDGGTAARFLNDIIAYLEAPSRLLLAF, translated from the coding sequence ATGGCTACCGAAGTAAAACTGCCCGATCTGGGCGACGGGATTGAATCCGGCGACGTTCTGGAAATCTTTGTCTCCGTGGGAGACACGATTTCAGCCGGACAAGACATCGTGGAAATGGAAACCGACAAGGCAACCGTTCCCGTCCCCTCCGACGTGGGCGGCAAGGTCACCAAGATCCTGGTCGGCGAAGGAGACACGGTCCCCGTCGGTGGCGTGCTGTTGGAAGTCGAAGCGGCCGCAGGAGCTGAATCTTCGGCCCCCGCACCTGCTCCCGAAGAACCCAAAGCCGAAGCGTCTGAACCGGCACCTGAGCCCGAGGCAGCCGAGCCCAAGGCACCAGAACCCAAAGCAGCCGAACCGACACCGGCACCCGCTAAACCGGCCGCCGAAGCCCCCGCGCCGCCCGTCGCCCCGCCGCCTGCTCCCGCGGCACCAGCTCAGCCAGCCGCGCCAGCGCAACCAACCGCGCCAGCACAAGCTTCGCCTGCCACCGCAGACACCTCCGCCAGCAGTGGCGGCGTGATCCCAGCCGGTCCGGCCATCCGTCGCTTCGCCCGCGAAGTCGGCGTGGACTTGAGCCGAGTCCCCGGCAGTGGCGAAGGCGGTCGAATCACCCGAGATGATGTCCTGGCAGTTGTCCGCGCCGCAAACCAATCCTCGCGATCCCAGGCCGCTGCCGCCCAGCCGCCAGCGAGTCCGTCCCAACCGGCATCGACGTCCGCAGGCATGCCCGGCACCTCGGACCGTGACGACTACGGCCCGATCCGAGTCGAGCGGATGGATCGCATGCGCAAGACGATCGCCGCGCAGATGAACAACAGTTGGTCCAGCGTTCCCCGCGTGACCAACTTTGACGACGCCGACATCACCGATTTGGAAACCCTTCGTCAGAGCAGCAAGGAAGAGTATGCGGCCAAGGGCATGAAGCTGACGACGATGCCGTTTCTGATCAAAGCCGTCGCGATGGCCTTGAAAAACCATCCGTCCATGAACGCGTCGATCGACACGGAAAACGAGCAGATCATCTACAAGCACTATGTTAACGTCGGGATCGCAGTCGATACCGAACGTGGGCTGATCGTCCCGGTGATGAAGGACGCCGATCGCATGAGCGTGCCGGACACGACCAAGGCGCTCGCCGAGTTGTCCGGCAAAGTCCGCAACAGCCAGTTTGCCGTCAGCGATTTGCGAGGCGGAACGTTCACGATCAGCAATCTGGGTGCCATCGGCGGCCAGTATTCCACTCCGATCGTCAACGTCCCCGAAGTCGCGATCTTGTTGGTCGGACGCAGCCGCAAGCTGCCCGTCGTGATGCCAGACGACTCGATCCGCCCTCGGCTGATGATGCCTCTGAGCCTGTCCTACGACCACCGCTTGGTCGACGGAGGCACTGCGGCGCGTTTCCTGAACGACATCATCGCCTACCTAGAAGCCCCCAGCCGCCTGCTATTGGCCTTCTGA
- a CDS encoding MotA/TolQ/ExbB proton channel family protein: MTNAIGLFRSGAPSQWLLRAAFVLLSFCVIASIGSSSVIAQDGDAAAEFGGADPAPPAADDGGAPDAGGAGGGGNAGGGNDAPAADEQNLLSWIIESLGITYMIVFLILSITLVSLFVMNMLAARRDTLCPQELVESFEEKLNEQQYQEAYDMARTDESVLGQVLSAGLAKLNRGYNKAIEGMQEVGEEESMKLEHRLSYMALIGNLSPMIGLFGTVQGMISSFRTIATSSSAPEPSKLAGGISTALFTTLVGLAVAIPAIAAYNILRNRVSRLLLEVGVTSENLMSRFEDNQHASNQQQ, from the coding sequence ATGACCAACGCCATTGGTTTGTTCCGTTCCGGTGCTCCTTCTCAATGGCTGCTACGTGCCGCCTTTGTTCTGCTTTCCTTTTGCGTGATCGCTTCGATCGGCTCATCGAGCGTCATCGCACAAGACGGTGACGCCGCCGCCGAATTCGGTGGAGCGGACCCTGCGCCGCCGGCTGCCGACGACGGTGGTGCGCCAGACGCCGGCGGTGCCGGAGGAGGAGGAAACGCTGGCGGCGGGAACGATGCACCGGCCGCCGATGAACAAAACTTGCTGAGCTGGATCATCGAGTCGCTCGGCATCACGTACATGATCGTCTTCTTGATCCTATCGATCACCCTGGTCTCCCTGTTCGTGATGAACATGCTGGCCGCCAGACGAGACACACTTTGCCCCCAAGAGTTGGTCGAGAGCTTTGAAGAAAAACTCAACGAGCAGCAGTACCAGGAAGCCTATGATATGGCACGCACGGACGAGTCGGTTCTCGGCCAAGTCCTCTCGGCCGGACTCGCCAAGCTGAATCGTGGCTACAACAAGGCCATCGAAGGCATGCAGGAAGTCGGCGAAGAAGAAAGCATGAAACTCGAGCACCGCCTGAGTTACATGGCATTGATCGGAAACCTCAGCCCCATGATCGGACTGTTCGGTACCGTTCAAGGGATGATTTCATCGTTCCGCACGATCGCCACCAGCTCGTCGGCCCCCGAGCCGTCCAAGTTGGCCGGTGGTATTTCCACCGCGTTGTTCACGACGCTCGTCGGCTTGGCTGTCGCGATTCCCGCGATCGCGGCCTACAACATTCTGCGAAACCGAGTCAGCCGCTTGTTGCTGGAGGTCGGTGTGACGAGCGAAAACCTGATGAGCCGTTTCGAAGACAACCAACACGCCAGCAACCAACAGCAGTGA
- a CDS encoding ExbD/TolR family protein has product MKVKSKKPDLAEGDLTPMIDMVFQLIAFFMVLINFAQTESDDRVVLPDSQLVKPPDAPFDFPIILHVAQDGEVILNGDTYTVETLNTGLRRELAVIRAENKKAGDANVIIRAHQDTAAGNVQEIIRVAQELEFVQFALRAKENKRSTGNQI; this is encoded by the coding sequence ATGAAAGTCAAATCAAAGAAACCCGATTTGGCGGAAGGCGACCTGACGCCCATGATCGACATGGTGTTTCAGTTGATCGCCTTCTTCATGGTGTTGATCAACTTTGCCCAAACGGAGTCGGACGACCGCGTCGTCTTGCCCGACAGTCAATTGGTCAAACCGCCCGATGCTCCCTTTGATTTCCCAATCATTCTGCACGTCGCGCAGGATGGCGAAGTCATCCTCAATGGTGACACCTACACCGTAGAAACCCTCAACACAGGTCTGCGTCGGGAACTGGCGGTCATCAGGGCCGAGAACAAGAAAGCTGGCGACGCCAACGTGATCATCCGCGCCCACCAGGACACCGCCGCAGGCAACGTTCAAGAAATCATCCGCGTCGCTCAGGAACTGGAGTTCGTTCAGTTCGCCCTGCGTGCCAAAGAGAACAAGCGATCCACGGGGAACCAAATATGA
- a CDS encoding biopolymer transporter ExbD — protein sequence MKIRRDVEQEKSQLDMTSMIDVVFLLLVFFVMTFKIVELEGDFSIHMPLAGTSNSVSDPTDLPLKVRLRADADGKLASMSLEGIDLGTDFTKLRTNVIQLVGTDGPAEGDEGPEIEVDTDYNLRYAHVIEAITAVSGYKDGDQVVKLVEKIKFAKPRR from the coding sequence ATGAAAATCCGCCGCGATGTCGAGCAGGAAAAAAGCCAGTTGGACATGACCAGCATGATCGATGTGGTCTTCCTGCTGCTGGTGTTCTTTGTGATGACCTTCAAGATCGTCGAACTCGAAGGCGATTTCAGCATCCACATGCCATTGGCAGGGACTAGCAACTCGGTCTCCGACCCAACCGACCTGCCGTTAAAGGTTCGTCTGCGGGCCGACGCCGACGGAAAACTCGCCTCGATGTCATTGGAGGGAATCGATCTGGGAACCGATTTCACCAAGCTGAGAACCAACGTGATCCAATTGGTCGGCACCGACGGACCCGCCGAAGGTGACGAGGGGCCGGAGATCGAGGTCGACACCGATTACAACCTGCGCTACGCACACGTGATCGAAGCCATCACAGCCGTCAGCGGTTACAAGGACGGAGACCAAGTCGTCAAGTTGGTCGAGAAAATCAAGTTCGCCAAGCCCCGCCGATAA
- a CDS encoding anthranilate synthase component II yields the protein MILLLDNYDSFVHNLARYLRRLGCQTEVIRSDQIDSQAAFALQPDGIVISPGPHGPADAGCSVSVVVDAPADLPILGVCLGHQSIAAAFGGRIIRCEPMHGLASTIEHDGEGVFAQCQSPMRVGRYHSLAIDPRDVPGELIVTARSTDDDVIMGVRHKTRPVFGVQFHPESVLTDDGLAVLDNFVDITRRSATHESTPSQLGRGVPAPHFTPADRGTRKDAVS from the coding sequence ATGATCTTGCTGCTGGACAACTACGATTCCTTCGTCCACAACCTGGCTCGCTACCTGCGACGCCTCGGTTGCCAAACGGAGGTGATCCGCAGCGACCAAATCGACTCGCAAGCTGCTTTTGCTCTGCAGCCCGATGGGATCGTCATCTCTCCGGGACCCCACGGCCCAGCTGATGCCGGATGCAGTGTCAGCGTGGTCGTTGATGCTCCGGCCGATCTGCCCATCCTGGGCGTCTGCCTGGGACACCAATCCATTGCCGCCGCGTTCGGCGGACGAATCATCCGATGCGAGCCGATGCACGGATTGGCCAGCACGATCGAACATGACGGTGAGGGCGTATTTGCTCAGTGCCAATCGCCCATGCGTGTCGGACGATATCACTCACTGGCCATCGATCCCAGGGATGTCCCCGGCGAATTGATCGTCACCGCGCGCAGCACGGATGATGACGTGATCATGGGAGTGCGTCACAAGACACGCCCCGTGTTCGGTGTGCAGTTTCACCCGGAAAGCGTTTTGACCGACGACGGACTGGCCGTACTGGATAACTTCGTCGACATCACGCGGCGATCGGCAACACACGAATCGACGCCTAGTCAACTCGGCCGGGGCGTCCCCGCTCCGCACTTCACACCGGCGGACCGCGGCACACGCAAGGATGCGGTTTCGTGA
- a CDS encoding DUF447 domain-containing protein encodes MILESIVTTVDSDGRVNIAPMGPTVQEMHTDRPQFLLRPFAGSRTYDNLMATHRATIHVTDDALLFAHTAVGDVPDPEQRVRSVDDGRWRILKDCHRWFCVQTEVVQEDDLRMHLACRVIDSGIQRPFFGFNRAKHAVIEAAILATRTHLLAAAEIRDTLLRLQPLIDKTAGPEEHQAFEFLKQTIDERIENLHQNNR; translated from the coding sequence GTGATTCTGGAATCCATCGTCACCACCGTCGACTCCGACGGCCGCGTCAACATCGCACCGATGGGTCCGACAGTGCAGGAGATGCATACTGACCGTCCCCAGTTTCTGCTGCGTCCCTTTGCGGGCAGCCGCACTTACGACAATTTGATGGCCACGCATCGGGCGACCATTCACGTCACCGACGATGCTCTGCTATTTGCGCATACCGCAGTCGGTGACGTGCCCGACCCCGAGCAAAGGGTACGCAGCGTTGACGACGGGCGATGGCGGATACTCAAGGACTGTCATCGCTGGTTTTGTGTCCAGACCGAGGTGGTTCAGGAAGACGATCTGCGAATGCATTTAGCATGCCGAGTGATCGATTCCGGCATCCAGCGTCCCTTCTTTGGGTTCAACCGGGCCAAGCACGCGGTGATCGAAGCGGCTATTCTGGCGACTCGGACGCATTTGTTGGCAGCAGCAGAAATTCGCGACACACTGCTCCGGCTACAGCCCCTGATCGACAAAACGGCCGGGCCAGAGGAACATCAGGCCTTTGAGTTCTTGAAACAGACCATCGATGAACGAATCGAAAACCTCCACCAGAACAACCGCTGA
- a CDS encoding beta-ribofuranosylaminobenzene 5'-phosphate synthase codes for MNESKTSTRTTAETQSSAAVVSVCCGARLHFGLLDTAAPFGGVGVMIDQPATEITVSQAPRFSCDGHQSDRVLAIARRLQHSMRWSDLPCCRVTIIEQPSAHSGFGSGTQLSLAVAETLAAFCDVRLPQETLALEIADRGKRSAVGVHGYFHGGLIYEDASSDSTEAPEFGQLNPIHRRIELPESWRVVLMIPRSSAPPMHGQDEQTQFDHLAAGDPQRQARLREMLSTELLPAAHSHDFPAFANAVQRYNHESGLLFVSSQGGPYNGAEVASLVASLTQSGAVGVGQSSWGPGIFAWCDSLDSAQSLCEFVETHWQDQLSNLMIASVRNTARSIHHSTSTSS; via the coding sequence ATGAACGAATCGAAAACCTCCACCAGAACAACCGCTGAAACGCAGTCGTCCGCTGCGGTCGTCTCAGTGTGTTGTGGTGCGCGGTTGCATTTCGGCCTGCTGGACACCGCTGCTCCCTTCGGCGGCGTCGGCGTGATGATCGATCAACCCGCGACGGAAATCACCGTCAGCCAGGCGCCTCGGTTCTCATGCGACGGCCACCAATCCGACCGCGTTCTCGCAATCGCACGTCGGTTGCAACACTCGATGCGATGGAGTGATTTACCCTGCTGCCGTGTCACCATCATCGAGCAACCGTCCGCACACAGCGGTTTCGGCAGCGGCACCCAGCTTTCGTTAGCGGTGGCCGAAACGCTCGCCGCTTTTTGTGATGTCCGCCTGCCTCAGGAGACGCTGGCTCTAGAGATCGCTGATCGTGGCAAACGCTCCGCCGTCGGTGTTCACGGCTACTTTCACGGCGGTTTGATCTACGAAGACGCCTCCAGCGATTCAACCGAGGCACCAGAATTCGGGCAACTCAATCCGATCCACCGTCGCATCGAGTTGCCCGAATCCTGGCGTGTCGTTTTGATGATCCCTCGCTCATCCGCGCCGCCGATGCACGGACAAGACGAACAAACACAGTTTGATCATTTGGCCGCCGGAGACCCGCAACGCCAAGCACGCTTGCGAGAGATGCTGTCCACCGAATTGCTGCCCGCGGCGCACTCACATGATTTCCCAGCCTTTGCCAATGCCGTACAACGCTACAACCACGAAAGCGGTCTGTTGTTCGTCAGCAGCCAAGGCGGTCCTTACAACGGAGCGGAAGTTGCCTCGTTGGTGGCGTCGCTGACTCAATCGGGGGCCGTGGGAGTTGGGCAAAGCAGTTGGGGGCCGGGAATCTTTGCCTGGTGCGATTCACTCGACAGTGCCCAATCCCTTTGTGAATTCGTCGAGACTCACTGGCAAGACCAACTCAGCAATCTGATGATCGCATCGGTGCGCAACACCGCTCGTTCCATTCACCACTCAACATCGACATCGTCATGA
- the mtnA gene encoding S-methyl-5-thioribose-1-phosphate isomerase yields the protein MTAHETITAETIAFDDHALILIDQTRLPGELVTLRCTDIRQTHDAIRRLVVRGAPAIGIAAAYGVCLAGDQTGPPTTKQIYLDAIEYLATSRPTAVNLFWALDRMRDVVESTDMGDLPAKLLDEARSIHAEDREMCHAIGRNGAELLADAANVLTHCNAGGLATSTWGTALAPIYHLHQAGHKLHVYADETRPLLQGARLTAWELSQAGVNVTVLTDSMSGSLMRQGKVDAVIVGADRIAANGDVANKIGTYPLAVLARHHAIPFYVAAPSSTFDLALENGDLIPIEQRDRAEVASPHGVTVVPEAAQVINPAFDVTPSELVTAIITERGVVHSPDKSKLADHLS from the coding sequence ATGACCGCACACGAAACGATCACCGCAGAGACAATCGCTTTTGACGATCATGCTCTCATTCTGATCGACCAGACCCGCCTGCCCGGCGAACTGGTCACGCTGCGTTGCACCGACATCCGGCAAACGCATGACGCGATCCGTCGGTTGGTCGTGCGAGGGGCGCCCGCGATCGGGATCGCTGCGGCCTACGGTGTTTGTTTGGCAGGCGATCAGACAGGGCCGCCAACCACCAAACAAATCTACCTGGATGCGATCGAGTACCTTGCGACCAGCCGCCCCACCGCGGTGAACCTGTTCTGGGCCCTGGATCGCATGCGTGACGTGGTCGAATCGACTGACATGGGCGACTTGCCCGCCAAGCTGCTCGATGAAGCCCGATCGATTCATGCGGAAGACCGCGAGATGTGTCACGCGATCGGACGCAACGGCGCGGAATTGCTTGCCGATGCAGCCAACGTGTTGACGCACTGCAACGCGGGCGGCCTCGCCACGTCGACTTGGGGAACCGCTCTGGCGCCGATCTATCATCTGCATCAGGCGGGACACAAGTTGCACGTTTACGCCGACGAGACACGCCCGCTCCTGCAAGGCGCTCGCTTGACCGCTTGGGAATTGTCACAAGCAGGCGTGAACGTCACGGTGTTGACCGATTCGATGTCCGGCAGCCTGATGCGTCAAGGAAAAGTCGACGCGGTGATCGTCGGCGCGGACCGGATCGCCGCCAACGGCGACGTCGCCAACAAGATCGGCACCTATCCGTTGGCCGTTTTGGCGCGTCACCACGCGATCCCATTTTACGTCGCCGCTCCCTCCAGTACGTTCGACTTGGCTTTGGAGAACGGCGATCTGATTCCGATCGAACAACGTGACCGCGCCGAAGTCGCATCGCCTCACGGAGTCACCGTGGTTCCCGAAGCCGCTCAAGTCATCAATCCCGCCTTCGACGTGACACCGTCCGAGTTGGTGACCGCGATCATCACCGAGCGTGGAGTGGTGCATTCACCCGACAAGTCCAAGCTGGCTGATCACCTGTCGTGA